One region of Aminobacterium colombiense DSM 12261 genomic DNA includes:
- a CDS encoding class I SAM-dependent RNA methyltransferase, giving the protein MKKLPIGCNEKCRACAHRWMTHEESEKQKEAWLKQSLHQWSHLINPILSPAPEQRWGYRNKVSLAAQWNSSDWVFGMKVKDEIISLKECPIHSEGVRLTLSWLEQYLPPFPLFPLSIYVQAGRQGTLILKTHETPDLNWLKYKQEALAQTGLEGLWLHMHPSAGRRLFGRGAWQLLWGKPRSYNELGLIYGPTAFQQLIPDLYARSLDEAEAFLSPKEKEGVIDLYCGSGASLKRWIGKGCHTVGVETSAEAIESAGSNAPGALLLRGTCSQRIPQLAQWIETIEGYERLAYLNPPRTGIESDVRQWLALKARPSRIAYLSCSAGTLGRDLLYMEKEGYKIKHITPYDFFPNTYHVETLACLSLK; this is encoded by the coding sequence ATGAAAAAGCTTCCTATCGGTTGTAATGAAAAATGCAGAGCTTGTGCCCATCGATGGATGACCCATGAAGAAAGCGAGAAACAAAAAGAAGCCTGGTTAAAACAAAGCCTTCATCAATGGAGTCATCTTATTAACCCCATTCTTTCTCCTGCCCCAGAACAGCGCTGGGGATATCGAAATAAAGTGAGTCTTGCAGCTCAATGGAATTCTTCAGACTGGGTCTTCGGAATGAAGGTAAAAGACGAGATCATCTCGTTGAAGGAGTGTCCTATTCATTCTGAAGGGGTTCGCCTGACTCTCTCGTGGCTTGAGCAATACTTGCCCCCCTTCCCTCTTTTCCCACTTTCAATCTACGTACAGGCTGGCAGGCAAGGAACCCTTATTCTAAAAACTCACGAAACACCTGACCTCAACTGGTTAAAATACAAACAGGAGGCACTGGCTCAAACAGGACTGGAAGGATTGTGGCTCCATATGCATCCAAGTGCAGGGCGAAGGCTCTTCGGACGTGGAGCCTGGCAGCTGCTTTGGGGAAAGCCTCGTTCATATAATGAACTGGGGCTTATATACGGGCCAACGGCCTTCCAGCAACTTATTCCAGATCTATACGCCCGTTCTCTTGACGAGGCTGAAGCTTTTCTTTCTCCAAAAGAAAAAGAGGGGGTCATAGACCTTTATTGCGGCAGTGGAGCAAGTCTCAAACGATGGATTGGCAAGGGATGTCACACAGTTGGAGTCGAAACATCTGCAGAGGCCATTGAAAGCGCTGGTAGCAACGCTCCGGGAGCTCTCCTTTTGCGAGGAACATGCAGCCAACGAATACCTCAACTGGCTCAATGGATCGAAACCATAGAGGGCTATGAAAGGCTAGCCTACCTCAACCCACCTCGAACAGGTATAGAATCTGACGTTCGACAATGGCTCGCCTTAAAAGCGCGCCCTTCACGTATAGCCTATCTCTCATGCAGCGCAGGAACATTAGGCCGTGACCTTCTGTATATGGAAAAAGAAGGGTATAAAATAAAGCATATTACCCCTTACGACTTCTTTCCAAACACATACCATGTAGAAACTTTGGCATGTCTTTCTTTAAAGTAA
- a CDS encoding Tex family protein, with the protein MVQQKLNLVLAISTEMKISSAQIEAVFSLLDEGCTIPFIARYRKEATGSLDEVSIARIRDRREELLELEKRRLAILKSLEDREILTDELAQAINGAANLTTLEDTYLPYRPKRKTRASMALEKGLALLAENIMAQDGCNPRHEAKAFIDVEKGVESIEEALKGALDIIAERVSENSEARNVCRRIFARHSYITSALVSEKENEAAKYKDYFSWKERAIEAPSHRILALFRGENEGMLSLKIQPDEMLCLSALKKLFIKTKGEEADLFEEAITDGYKRLLSPSMETELRNALKKRADEEAISVFAQNIREILMTPPLGYKNILAVDPGFRTGCKVVCLNRQGSLIFTDTIYPHPPINRQEESAKKIRETVNKFSIEAIAIGNGTAGRETETFIKTLNLPQNIITTMVNESGASVYSASEIARKEFPDHDVTVRGAVSIGRRLMDPLAELIKIDPRSLGVGQYQHDVDQKALKRALDDAVMSCVNAVGVDINTASRELLTFVSGVGPQLAANIVKYREENGLFNTRNDLKKVPRLGPKSFQQCAGFLRIQGGVNPLDSSAVHPENYALVKNMASDLNTTVKELMGKAEIRQRIDITRYVKGEIGLPTLKDIMEELEKPGRDPRCIFEEFSFVDGITDISHLKKGMVLPGIITNVTAFGAFVDIGVHQDGLVHISALSDKYISSPHAVVSPGQQVKVIVMDIDMDRKRISLSMKTSDLEEK; encoded by the coding sequence ATGGTTCAGCAGAAGCTCAACCTCGTTTTAGCTATTTCTACAGAAATGAAAATTTCCTCCGCCCAAATTGAGGCCGTATTCTCCCTTCTTGATGAAGGATGCACAATACCATTTATTGCCAGATATCGAAAAGAGGCCACAGGCAGCCTTGACGAAGTTTCTATTGCCCGCATTCGAGACAGGCGGGAAGAGCTTTTAGAGCTGGAGAAGCGCAGACTGGCCATTTTAAAATCTTTGGAAGATCGGGAAATTCTTACCGATGAACTTGCACAAGCAATAAATGGGGCAGCAAATCTTACAACTTTAGAAGATACATACCTTCCCTATCGCCCTAAAAGGAAGACAAGGGCGAGCATGGCTCTGGAAAAGGGTCTCGCCCTCTTAGCGGAAAACATTATGGCCCAGGACGGCTGTAATCCTCGCCATGAGGCTAAAGCCTTCATCGATGTTGAGAAAGGGGTAGAGAGCATAGAAGAAGCTCTTAAAGGCGCATTGGATATTATTGCCGAGAGGGTAAGTGAAAACAGTGAGGCTCGCAATGTATGCCGCAGGATATTTGCAAGACATAGCTATATTACGTCTGCTCTTGTTTCTGAAAAGGAGAATGAGGCGGCAAAATATAAAGACTACTTCAGTTGGAAAGAGCGAGCGATAGAGGCCCCGTCCCATCGAATTTTAGCTCTTTTCAGAGGAGAAAATGAGGGCATGCTTTCTCTTAAAATCCAGCCAGACGAAATGTTGTGTCTCTCAGCTCTAAAAAAGCTTTTTATAAAGACAAAGGGAGAAGAAGCCGATCTCTTTGAAGAAGCTATTACTGACGGTTATAAGCGACTTCTTTCCCCATCCATGGAAACAGAATTAAGAAACGCATTGAAAAAAAGAGCAGATGAAGAAGCTATCTCTGTCTTTGCCCAAAACATCCGCGAAATCCTTATGACACCGCCACTTGGATATAAAAACATACTTGCTGTTGATCCAGGTTTTAGAACAGGATGTAAAGTTGTCTGCCTAAACAGACAAGGAAGCCTTATATTTACAGACACTATTTACCCTCACCCACCTATAAACAGACAGGAAGAGTCAGCTAAAAAGATTCGCGAGACAGTAAATAAGTTTTCTATAGAAGCGATTGCTATAGGAAATGGAACGGCGGGAAGGGAAACAGAAACCTTTATAAAAACACTTAACCTCCCTCAGAATATAATTACCACTATGGTCAACGAAAGCGGAGCTTCTGTCTATTCAGCATCAGAAATAGCGCGCAAAGAATTTCCTGACCATGACGTGACTGTACGGGGAGCTGTTTCTATAGGACGCCGCCTTATGGATCCTCTGGCAGAGCTTATTAAAATAGATCCCAGATCTCTTGGTGTGGGGCAATATCAGCACGATGTTGACCAAAAAGCCTTGAAACGCGCCCTTGATGATGCAGTGATGAGTTGTGTTAATGCTGTAGGGGTTGATATTAATACTGCCAGCCGAGAGTTGTTAACTTTTGTATCAGGAGTTGGTCCCCAACTTGCAGCCAATATAGTAAAATACAGAGAAGAGAACGGTCTTTTTAATACTCGCAACGATCTTAAAAAGGTCCCCCGCCTGGGGCCCAAATCTTTTCAGCAATGCGCTGGTTTTTTACGCATTCAAGGAGGAGTTAACCCACTGGACAGCAGCGCCGTTCACCCGGAAAACTATGCTCTGGTAAAAAACATGGCGTCAGATCTGAACACTACCGTTAAAGAACTTATGGGAAAAGCCGAAATACGCCAGCGCATTGACATTACTCGATACGTTAAAGGAGAGATAGGCCTTCCCACATTAAAGGACATAATGGAAGAACTAGAAAAACCGGGACGGGATCCACGCTGTATTTTCGAAGAATTTTCTTTTGTTGATGGGATTACAGATATATCTCACTTAAAAAAAGGGATGGTGCTTCCTGGAATTATTACTAATGTCACAGCCTTTGGAGCTTTTGTTGACATTGGAGTACATCAGGACGGGCTCGTACATATCAGCGCTCTTTCAGATAAATATATTTCATCTCCTCATGCTGTGGTTTCGCCAGGACAACAAGTAAAAGTAATAGTGATGGACATAGACATGGATAGGAAAAGGATCTCTCTTTCAATGAAAACAAGCGATCTGGAAGAAAAATAG
- a CDS encoding stage V sporulation protein S, whose amino-acid sequence MEVLKVSAKSQPKSVAGAIAAVLREKGAVEVQAVGAGAVNQSVKSIAIARGYVAPNGIDLVCIPAFAKIEIDDEERTAIKFQLESR is encoded by the coding sequence ATGGAAGTGCTCAAAGTCTCTGCAAAGTCGCAACCCAAATCCGTCGCTGGAGCTATCGCAGCAGTTCTTCGGGAAAAAGGGGCAGTTGAGGTCCAGGCAGTTGGGGCTGGTGCTGTAAACCAGTCCGTGAAGTCAATTGCCATAGCACGGGGATATGTGGCTCCCAATGGAATTGATCTTGTGTGTATTCCTGCTTTTGCCAAGATCGAGATTGATGACGAAGAAAGAACGGCTATCAAGTTTCAGCTTGAGTCTCGTTAG
- a CDS encoding HD domain-containing phosphohydrolase: MDSKVFRERSKIMEIKQDLDKVHLQYLFDNALDVAVLVDPSGNVCRVNSYFERLFALKEEEIIGKSIIDIAFPPHSRNRAKQAILELQKGEKIELSEVQCMRKDETTFLCRVVVFPILFNSKVASIYVVFYDLTQKNEREKQLLYASAVVKESPVVFFRLKADEGWPIIYASENVSRWGYTSELLVRNENSYLGIIYEEDREKIIRQVRFYEEAGREEYELEYRILTGKGDIIWVNEMASVLRDDYGRALYYQCAVKNVTTRKEAEIALSLNYHKMSRAWDQTIEVMAITTEMKDPFAMGHQKRVASLSCAIAVKLGLKKEEVHNLEKAALVHDIGRVEIPSELLSKPGPLTDAEFELVQTHSEIGFAILSRIDLSWPLAEIVHQHHERIDGSGYPRGLKSDKILLPAKIISVADIVEAMTSHRPYRPALGIDAALDEIEKLKGVALDETVVDSCVKLFRENEFSFIDE, encoded by the coding sequence ATGGACAGCAAGGTATTTAGAGAAAGAAGTAAAATAATGGAAATAAAACAAGATTTAGACAAGGTGCATTTACAGTATTTATTCGATAATGCGCTAGATGTGGCCGTGTTGGTCGATCCTTCAGGAAATGTGTGTAGGGTCAATTCCTATTTTGAAAGGTTATTCGCTTTAAAAGAAGAAGAGATTATAGGAAAATCTATCATAGATATAGCATTCCCCCCCCATTCCCGAAATAGAGCGAAACAGGCAATTTTAGAACTTCAAAAAGGAGAAAAAATAGAGCTTTCTGAAGTTCAGTGTATGAGGAAAGATGAAACGACTTTCCTTTGTCGTGTAGTTGTTTTCCCCATTCTGTTTAATTCAAAGGTTGCAAGCATATATGTTGTTTTTTATGATTTAACTCAGAAGAATGAGAGAGAAAAACAGCTTCTTTATGCTTCTGCTGTGGTAAAAGAAAGCCCAGTAGTTTTTTTCCGTTTGAAGGCTGATGAGGGCTGGCCTATTATTTATGCTTCAGAGAATGTTAGTCGATGGGGCTATACCTCAGAATTATTGGTAAGAAATGAGAATTCTTATCTTGGCATTATTTATGAGGAAGACAGGGAAAAAATAATTCGTCAGGTTCGATTTTATGAAGAAGCCGGACGTGAAGAGTACGAACTTGAATATCGAATTCTAACTGGTAAAGGCGATATTATCTGGGTAAATGAAATGGCATCTGTATTGAGAGACGACTATGGGCGAGCCCTTTACTACCAGTGCGCTGTAAAAAATGTTACAACTCGCAAAGAAGCTGAAATAGCTCTGTCCCTGAATTATCACAAAATGAGTCGGGCATGGGATCAAACTATTGAGGTTATGGCTATTACTACTGAAATGAAAGACCCTTTTGCAATGGGACATCAGAAAAGGGTGGCCTCTTTATCTTGTGCCATAGCAGTGAAACTTGGTCTAAAAAAAGAAGAGGTTCACAACCTGGAAAAAGCGGCCCTTGTCCATGATATTGGAAGGGTGGAAATACCATCGGAACTCTTAAGTAAACCGGGGCCTCTGACAGATGCAGAGTTTGAACTTGTACAGACCCATTCAGAAATTGGTTTCGCCATTTTGAGCCGTATCGATCTTTCATGGCCTCTGGCTGAAATTGTGCATCAGCATCATGAACGCATTGATGGGTCGGGATATCCCAGAGGTTTGAAGAGTGACAAAATTTTACTGCCTGCCAAGATCATTAGTGTGGCGGACATCGTTGAAGCCATGACTTCCCATCGTCCATATCGTCCAGCTTTAGGCATCGATGCAGCTCTTGATGAGATAGAGAAACTGAAAGGTGTTGCTCTAGATGAAACTGTGGTAGATTCTTGCGTGAAGCTTTTTAGAGAGAATGAATTTAGCTTTATTGATGAGTAA
- a CDS encoding metallophosphoesterase family protein, with translation MESWKELIYKTLDMLYIPDSLIEMRGRAVLHISDTPSSFYPCLKKLINLLEPLAVIHTGDLVDEIKLAIQPNRLQHYIKRLRPLAQILEGGRKRDVIVIIGNHDNEDAARQVFHKSLIVNKSGSFNVCGVSLNVSHHFEGLPISPGALNLFGHNQFMPEQGGGEVYLNGLLSMHLIDPDNGTIHPLSYPRFVDQNRLLKRKFGL, from the coding sequence ATGGAATCTTGGAAAGAATTAATCTATAAGACATTGGACATGCTTTATATACCTGACAGCTTAATTGAGATGAGAGGGCGTGCTGTTTTGCATATATCGGATACGCCGTCTTCCTTTTATCCGTGTCTTAAGAAATTGATTAACCTGCTTGAGCCTTTAGCAGTGATTCATACAGGTGACCTTGTTGATGAAATAAAGCTTGCTATCCAGCCTAATAGGTTGCAACATTACATTAAAAGGCTTCGACCTCTTGCCCAGATACTGGAAGGAGGAAGAAAAAGAGACGTAATTGTTATAATAGGGAATCATGACAATGAAGACGCGGCAAGGCAGGTGTTTCATAAGAGTCTTATTGTAAACAAGAGCGGCTCTTTTAATGTGTGTGGCGTTTCGTTAAACGTGAGTCATCATTTTGAAGGGCTTCCTATCTCGCCGGGGGCGCTGAATTTATTTGGACATAATCAATTCATGCCAGAGCAAGGTGGCGGAGAAGTATATTTAAATGGGTTGCTTTCGATGCATCTTATTGATCCAGATAATGGGACCATTCACCCACTGTCCTATCCGCGATTTGTAGATCAAAACAGGCTTTTGAAGAGAAAGTTTGGGTTATAG
- a CDS encoding ABC transporter substrate binding protein, which yields MGTRRRIILKIFLFIIAGLLILRPKDVFSYEPKVPLLILFSYDENNKRTESISQGILSSLQKADVRTEPFIEYLDVQRLPDHTINRSLQELYFMKYFPSHLRVIICEGDHAFRFLVRQGATVFPTVPVVFTGVSDVSILPNSLRKRFTGTVQAAPYKKMVEMMTRLHPALQKIVVIGDTSLTGIQNISQLLNIAKERKDYVEIILLTSFPQQEVSSFLELQEPRNTVILLTSALSTSDGYYLSLPDTIKSIHRSGDFAIYTNVAEAVELDGIIGGAIYAGERLGNIAAEIALDIIKGTPPEKIPFNENEPVQWVFNYHELKKHGILMERLPAGSRVMEDPYKDVRENFRFIITNVAVITVLLALSILLLIKLYRRRQINNALKREQNYLGGLMEGAPEGIIALDEMGRILRANNEFCRMFGYSKHEVKGADLNKIICLSKGQCEDGKSLLKKALSYPIKDISRYRNKSDGTSLAVSISGFPVMFTGKKKEAFLLFRDITRQKAQQNALAQRFHFEALLSAVSSRLVFSSPFENTLKDVLHEIGTRLGLLGCALYTSQKDNPEFNLKSMWQSTDFESIELLKESLSFSTELLQQDLLVNLEPLTIEKGNNADEKIKVTFLPFSAGFNKPGVLLLAQRKSSTPQQLINDASLKILAETIGRAFERKQQQEDLLRTIQQLEQTFHSTISTIGRVIEMKDHSTYGHQNRVAQLCLAIAKKMKLSDSAREAVYNTALVHDLGKLYIPSEILIKPQSLSAIEYNIVKQHSRFGYEVLRNVHFPWPVAEIVLQHHERIDGTGYPKGLKSREILQEAKILAVADVVEAMVSPRPYRPAYSIEEALEEIKKGAGTAFDPSIVTCCVHLFEKNEFTFRID from the coding sequence ATGGGAACGAGAAGGCGCATCATACTAAAAATATTTTTATTTATTATAGCGGGGTTGCTTATACTCCGCCCCAAAGATGTGTTTTCTTACGAACCTAAAGTTCCCCTTCTTATTCTTTTTTCCTACGACGAAAATAATAAGAGAACAGAATCTATTTCTCAGGGTATTTTATCCTCTTTGCAAAAAGCTGACGTGCGGACTGAGCCCTTCATAGAATACCTAGATGTTCAACGTCTACCCGATCACACAATAAATAGATCGTTACAAGAACTTTATTTTATGAAATATTTTCCCTCACATCTCAGGGTCATTATTTGTGAGGGAGATCATGCCTTCCGTTTTTTAGTTCGTCAGGGGGCAACTGTTTTTCCCACCGTTCCTGTTGTTTTCACTGGAGTTAGCGATGTCTCCATATTGCCCAACTCGCTGCGAAAACGTTTTACAGGTACAGTGCAGGCCGCTCCTTATAAAAAAATGGTTGAAATGATGACACGCCTCCATCCAGCTCTTCAGAAAATAGTCGTCATAGGAGACACGTCCCTGACAGGAATCCAAAACATCAGCCAACTCTTGAACATAGCAAAAGAAAGAAAAGACTACGTAGAGATAATCTTGCTAACCTCTTTCCCCCAGCAAGAAGTTAGCTCGTTTTTAGAATTGCAGGAACCTAGAAATACAGTTATACTCCTTACCTCCGCTCTATCTACCTCTGATGGATATTATCTAAGTCTCCCAGACACTATAAAAAGCATTCATCGTTCTGGAGATTTTGCCATATATACCAATGTTGCAGAGGCAGTGGAACTCGATGGCATAATCGGAGGGGCAATCTATGCTGGAGAGCGACTTGGAAACATTGCTGCTGAAATAGCATTAGACATAATAAAGGGAACACCACCTGAAAAGATCCCTTTTAACGAAAACGAACCTGTCCAATGGGTGTTTAATTATCACGAACTCAAAAAACACGGCATTTTAATGGAAAGACTACCTGCTGGAAGCCGCGTTATGGAAGACCCTTACAAAGATGTGAGGGAGAATTTTCGTTTTATTATAACAAACGTTGCGGTGATCACAGTTCTTTTAGCATTAAGTATTTTGCTTCTGATTAAACTATACCGACGCCGCCAGATAAACAACGCTCTAAAGAGGGAGCAGAATTATCTCGGAGGTCTTATGGAAGGAGCCCCTGAAGGAATAATAGCGCTAGATGAGATGGGCCGCATTTTACGAGCTAATAACGAGTTCTGCCGCATGTTTGGTTATTCTAAGCACGAAGTGAAAGGTGCGGATCTCAATAAGATCATTTGCCTATCGAAAGGCCAATGTGAAGATGGCAAGTCTCTTTTGAAAAAAGCCCTGTCCTATCCCATAAAAGATATTTCTCGATATCGCAACAAAAGCGACGGCACATCTTTAGCCGTGTCTATCAGCGGCTTCCCTGTTATGTTCACAGGAAAGAAAAAGGAAGCTTTTCTTCTTTTCAGGGATATAACCCGTCAAAAAGCCCAACAAAATGCCTTAGCCCAAAGATTTCATTTTGAAGCCCTGCTCTCCGCTGTGTCATCACGTCTTGTTTTCTCCAGCCCTTTTGAAAACACCTTAAAGGATGTTCTCCATGAAATTGGGACAAGGCTTGGACTTCTTGGGTGCGCCCTATATACCTCTCAAAAGGACAATCCCGAATTTAACTTGAAAAGCATGTGGCAATCTACAGACTTCGAATCAATTGAATTGCTAAAAGAGTCTCTCTCATTTTCCACCGAATTATTGCAACAAGATCTTTTAGTGAACCTTGAGCCTTTGACCATAGAAAAGGGCAATAATGCTGATGAAAAAATAAAGGTGACTTTCTTGCCTTTCTCTGCAGGATTTAATAAGCCCGGGGTTCTTCTTCTGGCCCAAAGGAAGTCTTCTACCCCACAGCAACTTATTAATGATGCCAGCCTCAAGATACTGGCAGAAACAATAGGACGAGCCTTTGAACGCAAGCAACAGCAAGAAGATCTTTTAAGAACCATTCAACAATTAGAACAAACATTTCATTCCACTATTTCAACAATTGGGCGGGTTATAGAGATGAAGGACCATTCAACTTACGGCCATCAGAACAGGGTCGCTCAGCTTTGTCTAGCTATAGCAAAAAAAATGAAGCTCTCAGACTCAGCAAGAGAAGCCGTATACAATACAGCCCTCGTTCACGATCTGGGAAAGCTCTATATTCCTTCAGAGATACTAATTAAACCACAGTCTCTTTCGGCCATAGAATACAACATCGTCAAGCAACATTCTCGTTTTGGATATGAAGTTCTGCGAAATGTGCATTTCCCATGGCCTGTGGCAGAAATAGTGTTACAACATCATGAACGCATTGATGGGACTGGTTATCCCAAGGGGTTAAAAAGCAGGGAAATTTTACAGGAAGCCAAAATCTTAGCTGTTGCGGATGTGGTGGAAGCAATGGTTTCTCCGCGACCTTACCGACCTGCGTATTCTATTGAAGAAGCCCTGGAAGAAATAAAAAAAGGGGCCGGCACTGCTTTTGACCCCTCTATCGTCACGTGTTGTGTTCATCTTTTCGAAAAAAATGAGTTTACTTTTCGTATTGACTAA
- a CDS encoding phenylacetate--CoA ligase family protein: protein MGSHEQATLLRLQNMVHRVWNAQGSYRQKMEVAGISPDDIQSIDDFKKLPFTTKQDLRDSYPLGMLACPREQVVRLHASSGTTGKPTFVPYTQKDIDIWKECMAECLATAGVAPNDVFQIILGYGLFTGALGFHYGAEKLGAMVIPSGGGFTDRQLMLMEDAHTTVFTSTPSYALYLAERVAKESLISRLHLRLAILGGEAWTEDMGSQIEEMLGVTVINSYGLSEILGPGVAMECGAKRGMHFNETHFFAETVNAENGKTLLDGEFGELVITTMTKEAFPLIRYRTRDLTSLISEPCPCGRHGKRIARVTGRNDDMLIIRGVNIFPSQVEAALADVKGISLHYRLDVDHKQGMPDLTVVCESVSLLSASI, encoded by the coding sequence ATGGGTTCTCATGAACAGGCAACACTCTTAAGACTTCAAAATATGGTACATCGTGTCTGGAATGCACAAGGCTCTTACAGACAAAAAATGGAAGTGGCTGGGATTTCTCCAGATGACATTCAATCTATTGATGATTTTAAAAAACTGCCTTTTACTACAAAACAAGACCTAAGGGATTCTTATCCCTTAGGCATGCTCGCATGTCCACGCGAACAGGTAGTTCGGCTTCATGCATCCTCAGGTACTACAGGCAAACCTACCTTCGTTCCCTATACACAAAAAGATATTGATATCTGGAAAGAGTGTATGGCAGAATGTCTCGCCACAGCAGGAGTTGCCCCCAATGACGTATTTCAAATTATCCTCGGCTACGGTCTATTTACTGGAGCATTGGGGTTCCATTATGGGGCTGAAAAGCTGGGAGCTATGGTTATCCCATCGGGAGGAGGTTTCACAGATAGACAGCTTATGCTGATGGAAGACGCACATACAACAGTCTTTACAAGCACTCCATCTTATGCCCTCTACCTTGCAGAAAGAGTGGCAAAGGAAAGCTTAATATCCCGCCTTCATCTTCGTCTCGCTATCTTGGGTGGGGAAGCATGGACAGAAGATATGGGAAGTCAGATAGAAGAAATGCTCGGCGTTACCGTAATCAACTCATATGGCCTTTCTGAGATTTTAGGCCCGGGAGTTGCCATGGAATGTGGAGCGAAACGAGGCATGCACTTTAATGAAACCCATTTTTTCGCTGAAACTGTTAATGCTGAGAATGGTAAAACCCTTCTTGATGGTGAGTTCGGAGAACTTGTCATCACTACCATGACAAAAGAAGCCTTTCCTTTAATCCGATACAGAACTCGCGACTTAACCTCTCTCATATCTGAGCCATGTCCTTGTGGCCGACACGGAAAAAGAATAGCCAGAGTGACTGGTCGTAATGATGACATGCTAATTATTCGCGGAGTAAATATTTTCCCTTCACAAGTAGAAGCGGCTTTGGCCGACGTTAAAGGTATTTCTCTTCATTACCGATTAGATGTGGATCACAAACAAGGCATGCCCGATTTAACTGTAGTATGCGAATCTGTCTCTCTTCTTTCAGCCAGCATCTGA
- the hisS gene encoding histidine--tRNA ligase codes for MADIKAPRGVRDILPEESWKWSYVLKIAAEVAKNFGYSEVHLPVFEHTELFSRGIGETTDVVEKEMYTFEDRGGRSLTLRPEATASMVRCYLENKLNSHAQPVKLWCAGPMFRYERPQKGRYRQFWQLDFESLGTKNPMVDVEVIALSLELYRRLGLQNLEVVINSVGCPECRPAYKEKLKEYFKPRYEELCKTCQSRFERNPLRILDCKNPECKEITDGAPDIYTSLCDDCRCHFDKVQEGLSRIGAHYHIDKRLVRGLDYYTKTAYEVLSGALGAQNAVCGGGRYDNLAETIGGPFTPSVGFATGLERIVLVMEEQNCSFGPSPDLDVYAIGLDEASREELQKLVAELRQANISTDMDYMERGMKAQFKSADASGAVFACILGGNELANGVVNVKNLKTGEQVEVERTAVLNYIKSNL; via the coding sequence ATGGCAGATATTAAGGCACCGCGAGGTGTGAGGGATATTCTCCCTGAAGAATCCTGGAAATGGTCCTATGTGCTGAAAATTGCAGCGGAAGTGGCAAAAAACTTTGGCTATTCCGAGGTCCATTTGCCTGTTTTTGAGCACACAGAGCTTTTCTCTCGCGGTATCGGTGAAACAACGGATGTTGTGGAAAAAGAGATGTATACTTTTGAAGATCGAGGTGGTCGCAGTCTCACCCTTCGGCCAGAAGCGACAGCATCAATGGTTCGCTGTTATTTAGAGAACAAGCTGAACAGCCATGCGCAACCGGTGAAATTGTGGTGCGCAGGCCCCATGTTCCGCTACGAGCGTCCCCAGAAGGGGCGATATCGTCAATTTTGGCAGCTGGATTTTGAGAGCCTTGGGACAAAGAATCCCATGGTAGATGTGGAGGTTATTGCTCTTTCTCTTGAACTATATCGGCGTCTTGGCCTTCAGAATCTTGAAGTGGTGATCAATTCTGTGGGGTGTCCTGAGTGTCGGCCAGCGTATAAAGAGAAGCTCAAAGAGTATTTTAAGCCACGGTATGAAGAGCTTTGTAAAACATGTCAGAGTCGCTTTGAAAGGAATCCTCTCCGAATTCTCGATTGCAAGAATCCTGAGTGTAAAGAAATTACGGATGGGGCCCCGGATATCTACACGAGCCTTTGCGATGATTGCCGTTGCCATTTCGATAAGGTACAAGAGGGATTAAGCAGAATTGGGGCTCATTATCATATAGACAAACGCCTTGTTCGCGGTCTTGATTATTACACAAAAACGGCTTATGAGGTTTTGTCTGGAGCTCTTGGCGCTCAGAATGCCGTGTGTGGCGGCGGTCGTTACGACAATTTAGCAGAGACAATTGGCGGTCCTTTCACTCCAAGCGTTGGTTTTGCCACTGGTCTTGAGCGGATAGTGCTCGTTATGGAAGAGCAAAACTGTTCTTTTGGACCTAGCCCAGATTTGGATGTATATGCCATTGGCCTGGACGAAGCTTCTCGCGAGGAATTGCAGAAGCTGGTGGCAGAGCTTAGGCAGGCAAATATTTCAACAGACATGGATTATATGGAGCGAGGGATGAAAGCTCAATTTAAATCAGCCGATGCTTCGGGAGCGGTTTTTGCCTGTATTCTTGGTGGGAACGAGTTGGCTAATGGTGTGGTCAACGTTAAGAACCTCAAGACTGGCGAACAAGTAGAGGTTGAAAGAACAGCCGTCCTTAACTACATAAAAAGCAATTTATAA